Part of the Candidatus Babeliales bacterium genome is shown below.
TAAGAAATGCTGGCGGACGGGCAAGTGACGATGCAATTAGGTCATTGGTTATTTCATCTAGGTTATTAACAACAAATCAATTTTTTGTAGTTCATCATACTGATTGTGGTATGCAAAGATTTACTAATAAAAGTATACATGAATTATTACACGACAATGTGAATGTAGATGAAGTTACAAAAATTGATTATTGTAATGCTACACTTAAAGTCCCTACGCTTAGTAAGAGATATGCATGTAAAAAGGTAAGATATTGCTGTGGAAAAAAATCTTGTGTAAATTATCAGTGCATTGATTGGTTAACTATTCAAAACGGTCTTTTTCGGTCCGTATTAGAAGATGTCAAAAAAATTCGTCAACATCCATTAATTCCAGCACATATTCCCATATATGGATTTATATTTGACGTGATGACTG
Proteins encoded:
- a CDS encoding carbonic anhydrase; amino-acid sequence: MITSKTYQKDSQEVINKDSSDLYKEVVAANTLYACTYKAQPNAFSRKRAALLTCMDARLLPNEFMGFEAGDIHLIRNAGGRASDDAIRSLVISSRLLTTNQFFVVHHTDCGMQRFTNKSIHELLHDNVNVDEVTKIDYCNATLKVPTLSKRYACKKVRYCCGKKSCVNYQCIDWLTIQNGLFRSVLEDVKKIRQHPLIPAHIPIYGFIFDVMTGKLVPVSKAMKAGKAKSICCL